From a single Nostoc edaphicum CCNP1411 genomic region:
- a CDS encoding DUF1997 domain-containing protein: MATRFTASQSVEIAVPEQPIPIQHYLRQPQRLVKALVDNNRIQQLSEEVFRLKMRPLTFMSLSIQPTVDMRVWAESNGIIYLRSLGCEILGFEYINQRFALNLKGHLSPKEFSTGTRLQGKADLEVMVDLPPPFSFTPKPILEATGNGLLKSVLLSVKQRLLNQLLADYRYWVISQTKDKGLDGDSTELPILNAE; the protein is encoded by the coding sequence ATGGCTACCCGGTTTACTGCCTCCCAATCGGTTGAAATCGCTGTTCCAGAGCAGCCTATTCCCATTCAGCACTACTTACGTCAGCCTCAAAGACTGGTTAAGGCTTTAGTTGACAATAACCGGATTCAGCAACTTTCTGAAGAAGTATTTCGCTTGAAAATGCGTCCGCTAACTTTTATGTCACTAAGTATTCAACCTACTGTGGATATGAGAGTGTGGGCAGAATCAAATGGAATAATTTATTTGCGATCGCTAGGCTGTGAAATCCTGGGTTTCGAGTATATTAACCAGCGCTTTGCTCTCAATTTAAAAGGGCATTTGTCTCCCAAGGAGTTTAGCACTGGCACTCGCCTGCAAGGAAAAGCTGATTTAGAGGTGATGGTGGATTTGCCACCGCCATTTTCCTTTACTCCGAAGCCGATTTTAGAAGCTACTGGAAATGGTTTGCTTAAAAGCGTGCTGTTGTCAGTCAAACAACGCTTATTAAATCAACTTTTGGCGGATTATCGCTACTGGGTGATATCACAAACCAAAGATAAAGGACTTGACGGTGATAGTACTGAGTTACCAATCCTGAATGCTGAGTAA
- a CDS encoding HesB/IscA family protein, producing MIHLSQAAASEIGRIKSKQQPNVLFRLAVKPGGCSGLFYDMSFDEAIKVGDQIFDLDEIQVVIDAASLNYLNGLKVDYSEDLMGGGFRFQNPQAIATCGCGNSFSINH from the coding sequence ATGATTCATCTGAGTCAAGCAGCCGCGAGTGAAATTGGGCGAATAAAGTCCAAGCAGCAGCCAAATGTATTGTTTCGATTGGCAGTAAAACCAGGTGGTTGTTCCGGGTTATTTTATGATATGTCTTTCGATGAAGCAATAAAAGTTGGCGACCAGATTTTCGACTTGGATGAAATTCAAGTAGTCATAGATGCCGCAAGCTTAAATTACCTCAACGGTTTGAAAGTGGATTATTCAGAAGACTTAATGGGTGGTGGTTTTCGCTTCCAGAATCCCCAGGCGATCGCAACCTGTGGCTGTGGCAATTCCTTCTCCATTAATCATTAA
- the tuf gene encoding elongation factor Tu → MARAKFERNKPHINIGTVGHVDHGKTTLTAAITMTLAAMGQAVAKGYDQIDNAPEEKARGITINTAHVEYETASRHYAHVDCPGHADYVKNMITGAAQMDGGILVVAATDGPMPQTREHILLAKQVGVPSLVVFLNKEDLMDDPELLELVELELRELLSSYDFPGDDIPIIKGSGLQALEAMTKNPKTQRGENPWVDKIYELMDAVDSYIPTPERDVDKPFLMAVEDVFSITGRGTVATGRIERGIVKVGDNVELVGIRDTRATTVTGIEMFKKSLDQGMAGDNAGVLLRGIQKADIERGMVIAKPGSIKPHLQFEGEVYVLTEKEGGRKTPFFAGYRPQFYVRTTDVTGTIKAFTADDGTEVEMVMPGDRIKVTVELINAIAIEQGMRFAIREGGRTIGAGVVSKILK, encoded by the coding sequence ATGGCACGCGCAAAGTTTGAAAGAAATAAACCCCACATTAATATCGGTACAGTTGGCCATGTTGACCACGGTAAAACTACCTTGACAGCAGCCATCACTATGACCTTGGCAGCTATGGGTCAAGCTGTAGCTAAGGGTTATGACCAAATTGATAATGCCCCAGAAGAAAAAGCACGGGGTATTACCATTAATACCGCTCACGTAGAGTATGAAACTGCAAGTCGGCACTATGCTCACGTAGACTGTCCAGGACACGCTGACTATGTGAAAAACATGATCACCGGTGCTGCCCAGATGGACGGAGGTATCCTCGTAGTTGCTGCTACCGATGGACCCATGCCCCAAACTCGCGAACACATTCTGTTGGCAAAACAGGTTGGCGTTCCCAGTCTGGTTGTCTTCTTGAACAAAGAAGACTTGATGGATGACCCAGAACTGCTGGAACTAGTGGAACTAGAACTGAGAGAACTGTTAAGCAGCTACGATTTCCCTGGCGATGATATCCCCATTATCAAAGGCTCTGGTCTGCAAGCTCTGGAAGCAATGACCAAGAATCCCAAGACCCAACGAGGAGAAAATCCTTGGGTAGACAAAATCTATGAACTGATGGATGCTGTAGATTCTTACATTCCCACTCCTGAGCGGGATGTTGATAAGCCCTTCCTAATGGCTGTAGAAGACGTATTCTCAATTACAGGTCGTGGTACTGTTGCCACAGGTCGGATTGAGCGGGGTATAGTCAAAGTCGGCGATAACGTTGAACTAGTGGGTATCAGAGATACTCGCGCCACTACCGTAACTGGTATTGAAATGTTCAAGAAGAGTCTTGACCAAGGTATGGCTGGAGACAACGCTGGCGTACTACTTCGGGGTATCCAGAAGGCTGATATTGAACGGGGTATGGTCATCGCCAAACCAGGTTCAATTAAACCTCACCTTCAATTTGAAGGTGAAGTTTACGTCCTAACAGAAAAAGAAGGTGGTCGCAAGACTCCATTTTTTGCTGGCTACCGTCCCCAGTTCTATGTGCGGACAACAGATGTAACTGGCACGATTAAAGCCTTCACAGCTGATGATGGCACTGAGGTGGAAATGGTGATGCCAGGCGATCGCATCAAGGTGACAGTTGAATTGATCAACGCGATCGCTATTGAACAAGGAATGCGCTTCGCCATCCGTGAAGGTGGTCGCACCATCGGTGCTGGTGTCGTCTCCAAAATTCTGAAGTAG
- the rpsG gene encoding 30S ribosomal protein S7, with product MSRRGVIQRRPVPSDSVYNSRLVSMIIRRIMRHGKKSLAARIVYDALKTIEERTGAGALETFERAVRNATPLVEVKARRVGGATYQVPMEVRTERGTTLALRWLVQYSRSRPGRTMASKLANELMDAANETGNAIRKREETHRMAEANKAFAHYRY from the coding sequence ATGTCTCGTCGTGGTGTTATTCAAAGGCGCCCAGTTCCGTCTGACTCCGTATATAACAGTCGCCTTGTGAGCATGATTATCAGACGGATCATGCGTCATGGCAAAAAATCACTTGCCGCACGTATTGTTTATGATGCATTAAAAACTATTGAGGAACGCACTGGTGCTGGTGCTTTGGAAACCTTTGAAAGAGCAGTGCGAAATGCCACGCCTTTAGTAGAAGTAAAAGCTCGGCGAGTAGGTGGAGCAACCTACCAAGTACCAATGGAAGTGCGTACAGAACGGGGCACTACCCTAGCACTGCGTTGGTTAGTGCAATATTCCCGGTCTAGACCAGGCCGGACAATGGCAAGCAAACTGGCAAATGAGTTAATGGATGCTGCCAACGAAACTGGCAATGCCATTCGCAAACGGGAAGAAACGCACCGGATGGCGGAAGCTAACAAAGCATTCGCGCACTATCGTTACTAA
- a CDS encoding cupin domain-containing protein: protein MARYQETTQTETLHLPPAITSRGVAATELRPWGAFTVLEEGRGYKIKRIEVKPGHRLSLQMHHHRSEHWIVVSGTARVVCGEREVLLSNNESTYVPQCTSHRLENPGVIPLVLIEVQNGEYLGEDDIIRYQDDYARTKD from the coding sequence ATGGCTCGATATCAAGAAACTACACAGACTGAAACTCTACACCTACCTCCAGCCATAACTTCTAGGGGCGTTGCTGCAACGGAATTACGTCCTTGGGGCGCTTTTACAGTTTTGGAAGAAGGGCGCGGATACAAAATTAAGCGCATCGAAGTTAAGCCTGGACATCGCCTCAGTCTACAAATGCACCATCACCGCAGTGAACACTGGATTGTCGTCTCTGGTACAGCTAGGGTAGTTTGTGGTGAAAGAGAAGTCCTACTGAGCAATAATGAGTCAACTTATGTACCCCAATGTACATCTCATCGTTTAGAGAATCCTGGTGTGATCCCCTTGGTGTTGATTGAAGTCCAAAATGGCGAATACTTGGGAGAAGATGATATTATCCGCTACCAAGATGACTATGCCCGTACCAAGGATTAA
- a CDS encoding phosphodiester glycosidase family protein, which translates to MVKMPNCCQSGISDGSANTKDERRFFRASVSPILLTALCLITTYPTNAQESPKNAKPIPRLISQSTVPPLTGAVSSGNQISLNGRTLPGTWLQRPGKAGQMTTNLSDGAFRQLIGVNFLNSSNSAKQPIQWFSSVTKPLVLTTRLAGAYRYLDITNFAQTSGWQIQANGNTLVIATPKAQITNIVQSQEPPEASAPLQQARILVDLDRPTPWQVVQGLAIAKPQTPSSDPDTPTPKSTVPPNRQWTVTLDGIAAPVLIERYTPQPPAAPPTLLPNLLKQLSPVTPTQPISPVPEPLIQKVEVLKNQTIISLSVPFGLSPQVSTVANPNRLIINIRPDPLEERDITWAPGLRWRQNYVNLGTERFPVVWLEVNPRKFGLALKPMWASTDGLTGTAPLIQTAQRYLAIAGINGGYFNRNNRLPLGAIRQNNQWLSGPILNRGAIAWNDSGQFYFGRLTLEETLITANGQRLPILFLNSGYVQSGIARYTPAWGSTYTPITDNEIILVVQKNQITNQLPGGKVGVTAVPIPQDGYLLTLRANAASAASQLPIGSAVSISSTTTPADFSRYPHIIGAGPLLIQNRQIVLDAKGEKFSNAFIAEKAIRSGICTTATGTLMITATHNRVGGYGPNLAEHAQLMQLMGCVNALNLDGGSSTSLYLGGQLLDRSPSTAARVHNGIGIFLQPRK; encoded by the coding sequence ATGGTAAAAATGCCGAATTGTTGCCAATCAGGGATTAGCGATGGCTCCGCCAACACCAAGGACGAACGCAGATTTTTTCGGGCTAGTGTGTCACCAATACTTTTGACAGCACTGTGCTTAATTACTACCTATCCTACCAATGCCCAAGAGTCACCGAAAAATGCCAAACCAATACCCAGGTTAATATCACAGTCAACTGTACCTCCTTTGACAGGTGCAGTATCCTCTGGTAATCAAATTTCCCTGAATGGGCGTACTTTACCAGGAACTTGGTTACAGCGACCGGGAAAAGCTGGTCAGATGACAACTAACCTCAGTGACGGGGCATTCAGGCAATTAATTGGAGTAAATTTCTTAAACAGTAGTAATTCAGCGAAGCAACCAATACAGTGGTTTTCGTCGGTGACAAAGCCACTGGTTTTAACCACCAGGCTAGCAGGAGCATATCGCTATCTGGATATTACTAATTTTGCTCAAACATCTGGATGGCAGATTCAAGCTAATGGCAACACCTTGGTGATTGCTACCCCGAAAGCACAAATCACAAATATTGTTCAGAGCCAGGAACCTCCAGAAGCGAGTGCCCCTTTGCAACAGGCTCGGATTCTTGTCGATTTAGATCGTCCAACCCCCTGGCAAGTTGTACAAGGGTTAGCGATCGCAAAACCCCAAACTCCATCCTCTGATCCAGACACGCCAACTCCCAAATCCACTGTACCGCCAAATCGACAGTGGACAGTTACTCTGGATGGAATAGCCGCCCCTGTTTTGATAGAACGCTATACTCCCCAGCCACCAGCAGCACCACCAACATTGCTGCCAAACCTGCTTAAACAATTATCACCAGTTACACCAACACAACCAATATCACCAGTCCCTGAACCACTAATTCAAAAAGTGGAGGTGCTGAAAAACCAAACGATTATTAGTCTGAGCGTTCCCTTTGGTCTATCACCTCAAGTTAGTACTGTAGCTAATCCCAACCGCCTGATTATCAATATTCGACCCGATCCTCTAGAAGAACGAGATATTACTTGGGCCCCAGGATTGCGCTGGCGACAGAATTATGTGAATTTAGGCACAGAACGCTTTCCTGTGGTCTGGTTAGAAGTTAATCCCCGCAAATTTGGGCTAGCGTTAAAACCTATGTGGGCTAGTACTGATGGGCTTACGGGTACTGCTCCCTTAATTCAAACAGCACAACGTTACTTAGCAATAGCTGGAATTAATGGTGGTTATTTTAACCGCAATAACAGATTACCATTGGGTGCGATTCGTCAGAATAATCAATGGTTATCAGGCCCCATTCTGAATCGAGGTGCGATCGCTTGGAATGATTCTGGCCAATTTTACTTTGGTCGTCTCACCTTAGAAGAAACTTTAATTACAGCAAATGGTCAGCGTCTACCAATTCTGTTTCTTAACAGCGGTTACGTCCAGAGTGGTATTGCTCGTTACACACCAGCTTGGGGATCAACTTACACGCCTATAACGGATAACGAAATTATCTTAGTGGTACAGAAAAACCAAATTACTAATCAGTTACCAGGCGGCAAAGTTGGAGTCACAGCGGTTCCCATTCCCCAGGATGGCTACCTGCTAACTTTACGCGCTAATGCTGCTAGTGCTGCCTCACAACTACCTATTGGAAGCGCAGTAAGTATTTCCAGCACCACTACACCAGCTGATTTTAGTCGTTATCCTCACATTATCGGAGCTGGGCCGCTACTAATCCAAAACCGTCAAATTGTCCTTGATGCCAAAGGCGAAAAATTCAGCAATGCCTTTATTGCCGAAAAAGCTATTCGCAGCGGTATTTGCACAACGGCAACAGGCACACTGATGATTACTGCCACACATAATCGTGTCGGCGGTTATGGGCCTAATTTGGCAGAACATGCCCAATTGATGCAACTCATGGGCTGTGTGAATGCTCTAAATTTGGACGGTGGTAGTTCCACCAGCCTTTATTTAGGAGGACAACTACTCGATCGTTCACCTAGTACCGCTGCTCGTGTTCATAACGGAATTGGTATTTTCCTGCAACCACGAAAATGA
- the rpsL gene encoding 30S ribosomal protein S12, translating to MPTIQQLIRTEREQARQKTKSPALKQCPQRRGVCTRVYTTTPKKPNSALRKVARVRLTSGFEVTAYIPGIGHNLQEHSVVMIRGGRVKDLPGVRYHIIRGTLDTAGVKDRKQGRSKYGTKRPKEAKK from the coding sequence ATGCCAACAATACAGCAGCTAATACGTACTGAGCGCGAACAAGCGCGTCAGAAAACCAAGTCTCCGGCTCTGAAACAATGCCCCCAACGTCGGGGAGTTTGTACCAGAGTATACACGACCACACCAAAGAAGCCTAACTCAGCTCTACGAAAAGTAGCAAGAGTCAGGCTTACCTCTGGATTTGAAGTCACAGCTTACATTCCAGGTATTGGTCACAACTTACAAGAACACTCAGTTGTGATGATTCGTGGTGGTCGGGTTAAGGATCTACCGGGCGTGAGATACCACATTATCCGTGGCACCCTAGATACAGCCGGAGTTAAAGACCGCAAACAAGGCCGTTCCAAGTATGGAACCAAGCGTCCGAAAGAAGCGAAAAAATAG
- the pheA gene encoding prephenate dehydratase: MTLSIAHLGPPGTYAEQATIFYVNWLKKSTEIEAILSPYPSISQSLHAVADGQAQLAVVPVENSIEGSVTTTLDTLWQLDSLRIQLALVLPIAHMLISCASNLDKIKTVYSHPQALAQCQGWLERFLPTAQIIPSNSTTEALQRLGQDTTTAAIASSRAAQLYKLPILASCINDYPENFTRFWVVSHGEANAAYQTSKASASHTSLAFSMPANTPGALVKPLQIFAQLGINLSRIESRPTKRSLGEYLFFMDLEADAKEAQMQSALAELTTHTEILKILGAYNVLSISGVT, translated from the coding sequence ATGACTCTATCGATCGCACATTTAGGGCCTCCCGGCACTTACGCAGAACAAGCAACTATTTTTTATGTCAACTGGTTGAAAAAAAGTACGGAAATTGAAGCTATATTATCTCCCTATCCCAGTATTTCTCAATCATTGCACGCCGTTGCTGATGGTCAAGCTCAGTTGGCTGTTGTGCCAGTGGAAAATTCTATTGAAGGGAGTGTTACCACAACACTGGATACACTCTGGCAATTAGATAGTCTGCGAATTCAATTGGCTTTGGTATTACCCATTGCCCATATGTTAATTTCCTGCGCGTCTAATTTAGATAAGATTAAAACTGTTTACTCTCACCCGCAAGCTTTGGCACAATGTCAGGGATGGTTAGAGCGGTTTCTGCCGACTGCACAGATTATTCCCAGCAATTCTACAACCGAAGCACTACAGCGATTAGGGCAAGATACAACAACGGCAGCGATCGCTTCTAGTAGAGCTGCTCAACTCTACAAATTACCCATACTTGCTAGTTGCATTAACGACTATCCAGAAAACTTTACTCGTTTTTGGGTAGTCAGTCATGGCGAAGCTAATGCTGCATACCAGACATCAAAAGCGTCTGCTAGTCACACATCGCTGGCTTTTAGTATGCCTGCCAACACACCGGGAGCATTAGTCAAGCCTTTGCAAATATTTGCTCAACTAGGAATTAACCTCAGCCGAATTGAATCTCGTCCGACGAAGCGATCGCTAGGCGAATACTTATTTTTCATGGATTTAGAAGCGGATGCCAAGGAAGCACAGATGCAATCTGCTTTAGCAGAATTAACTACCCACACAGAAATTTTAAAAATTCTTGGTGCTTACAATGTTTTATCGATCAGCGGTGTTACTTGA
- a CDS encoding LON peptidase substrate-binding domain-containing protein, whose protein sequence is MTSSSKIAVRELPLFPLPEVVLFPTRPLPLHIFEFRYRIMMNTILESDRRFGVLMFDPVKGTIANTGCCAEIVHHQRLPDDRIKMLTLGQQRFRVLEYVREKPYRVGLVEWIEDQAPTKDLRPLSSDVEQLLRDVVRLSAKLTEQNIELPEDLPDLPTELSYWVASNLYGVAPEQQLLLEMQDTATRLEREAEILTSTRNHLAARAVLKDTFNEK, encoded by the coding sequence ATGACATCATCTTCTAAAATTGCAGTTCGCGAACTACCTCTGTTCCCGTTACCCGAAGTAGTTCTGTTTCCTACAAGACCATTACCCCTGCACATCTTTGAATTTCGCTACCGAATCATGATGAACACGATTTTGGAGAGCGATCGCAGGTTCGGTGTTTTGATGTTCGATCCAGTCAAGGGTACAATTGCAAACACAGGTTGCTGTGCCGAAATTGTTCATCACCAGCGGTTGCCAGACGATCGGATCAAGATGTTGACTTTAGGGCAGCAAAGATTTCGTGTATTAGAGTATGTTCGTGAAAAGCCATACCGTGTTGGCTTAGTCGAGTGGATTGAAGACCAAGCACCAACTAAAGATTTGCGACCTTTATCTTCTGATGTCGAACAACTACTGCGAGATGTTGTACGTTTGTCAGCCAAGTTAACTGAACAAAATATCGAACTGCCAGAAGATTTGCCTGACCTACCAACAGAGTTGTCTTATTGGGTAGCTAGTAACCTTTACGGTGTCGCTCCCGAACAGCAGCTCTTGCTAGAAATGCAAGATACTGCAACTCGTCTAGAGCGAGAAGCAGAAATTTTAACCTCTACTCGTAATCACTTGGCAGCTCGTGCTGTTCTCAAAGACACATTTAATGAAAAGTGA
- the fusA gene encoding elongation factor G has translation MARTIPLEKVRNIGIAAHIDAGKTTTTERILFYSGIIHKIGEVHEGTAVTDWMEQERERGITITAAAISTSWKDHQINIIDTPGHVDFTIEVERSMRVLDGVIAVFCSVGGVQPQSETVWRQAERYKVPRIAFINKMDRTGANFYKVHEQIRDRLRANAIAIQLPIGSENDFQGIVDLVGQRAYIYANDQGTDIQETDIPEELQAQVDEFRTKLIEAAAETDDALMTKYFEGEELTEQEIRTALRKGTIAGTIVPVLCGSAFKNKGVQLMLDAVVDYLPAPSEVPPIQGLLPNGDTVERRADDNEPLAALAFKIMADPYGRLTFVRVYSGVLKKGSYVLNASKNKKERISRLVLMKADDRQDVDELRAGDLGAALGLKDTLTGDTLCDDGSPVILESLFIPEPVISVAVEPKTKNDMDKLSKALQSLSEEDPTFRVRVDPETNQTVIAGMGELHLEILVDRMLREFKVEANVGAPQVAYRETIRKAVNKVEGKFIRQSGGKGQYGHVVINLEPGEPGSGFEFVSKIAGGTVPKEYVGPAEQGMKESCESGVLAGYPLIDVKATLIDGSYHDVDSSEMAFKIAGSMAMKEAVLKASPVILEPMMKVEVEVPEDYMGNVIGDLNTRRGQIESQSTEKGLAKVTSKVPLASMFGYATDIRSKTQGRGTFTMEFSHYEEVPRSVAETIIAKSKGNA, from the coding sequence GTGGCACGCACGATCCCGCTAGAGAAAGTACGCAACATTGGTATTGCGGCGCATATAGATGCGGGCAAAACAACAACAACAGAGAGAATATTATTTTACTCTGGGATAATTCATAAAATAGGCGAAGTTCATGAAGGAACTGCCGTCACAGACTGGATGGAGCAGGAGCGCGAGCGGGGAATTACCATCACTGCCGCTGCTATCAGTACCAGTTGGAAAGATCATCAAATTAACATTATCGATACTCCAGGTCACGTAGACTTCACAATTGAAGTTGAGCGTTCCATGCGTGTGTTGGATGGTGTAATCGCAGTATTTTGTTCTGTGGGCGGCGTGCAACCGCAGTCGGAGACAGTATGGCGGCAAGCAGAACGCTACAAAGTTCCTCGGATAGCCTTTATCAACAAAATGGATCGCACCGGAGCGAACTTTTATAAAGTTCATGAGCAAATCCGCGATCGCCTGCGGGCGAATGCGATCGCTATTCAACTACCAATTGGTAGTGAAAATGACTTCCAAGGTATCGTTGATCTAGTAGGGCAACGTGCGTATATTTACGCCAATGACCAAGGTACTGATATCCAGGAAACCGATATCCCGGAAGAATTGCAAGCGCAGGTAGACGAATTCCGCACCAAGCTCATAGAAGCGGCAGCAGAAACCGATGATGCTCTGATGACTAAGTACTTCGAGGGCGAAGAACTTACAGAACAGGAAATTCGGACTGCCCTGCGTAAAGGCACAATTGCGGGGACGATTGTACCAGTACTTTGTGGTTCAGCATTCAAAAACAAAGGCGTGCAATTGATGCTGGATGCCGTTGTCGATTACCTGCCAGCGCCAAGTGAAGTACCACCAATTCAAGGCTTACTGCCCAATGGCGATACTGTTGAGCGGCGGGCTGATGACAACGAACCCCTAGCGGCTCTGGCATTCAAGATTATGGCTGACCCTTACGGTCGCCTGACATTTGTCCGTGTTTATTCTGGTGTCCTGAAAAAGGGCAGCTACGTTCTTAACGCTAGTAAGAATAAAAAAGAACGGATTTCCCGCTTAGTTCTCATGAAGGCAGACGATCGGCAAGATGTCGATGAACTGCGAGCGGGTGATTTGGGAGCAGCTCTGGGATTAAAAGATACCTTAACAGGTGACACACTCTGTGATGATGGATCGCCAGTAATCCTGGAATCCCTATTCATTCCTGAGCCTGTGATCTCGGTGGCGGTTGAACCTAAAACCAAGAACGACATGGACAAGCTGTCCAAGGCTCTGCAATCTCTCTCAGAAGAAGACCCGACCTTCCGTGTCCGTGTCGATCCCGAAACAAACCAAACCGTGATCGCGGGGATGGGAGAGCTACACCTAGAAATTCTAGTAGACCGGATGTTACGAGAATTCAAGGTGGAAGCGAATGTAGGTGCGCCACAAGTAGCTTACCGAGAAACAATTCGGAAAGCTGTGAACAAAGTTGAGGGCAAATTCATCCGCCAAAGTGGTGGTAAAGGTCAATACGGTCACGTTGTGATCAATTTGGAGCCTGGAGAACCTGGTAGTGGCTTTGAATTCGTTTCCAAAATTGCTGGCGGTACAGTACCTAAAGAGTACGTTGGCCCCGCAGAACAAGGGATGAAAGAAAGCTGTGAATCCGGTGTTCTTGCTGGATATCCATTGATTGACGTTAAAGCGACGCTAATTGATGGGTCATATCACGATGTAGACTCTTCAGAAATGGCTTTCAAAATCGCTGGTTCAATGGCGATGAAAGAGGCTGTGCTGAAAGCTTCACCTGTCATCTTAGAGCCTATGATGAAAGTTGAAGTTGAAGTTCCTGAAGACTATATGGGGAACGTCATTGGCGACCTAAACACTCGCCGAGGGCAGATTGAAAGCCAAAGCACCGAAAAGGGACTTGCTAAGGTAACATCCAAAGTTCCACTAGCGAGTATGTTTGGCTACGCCACTGATATCCGGTCAAAAACGCAAGGTCGGGGTACCTTCACGATGGAGTTCAGCCACTACGAAGAGGTGCCTCGGAGCGTAGCTGAAACTATCATTGCAAAAAGCAAAGGGAACGCTTAG
- the rpsJ gene encoding 30S ribosomal protein S10, which yields MATLQQQKIRIRLQAFDRRLLDTSCEKIVDTANRTNATAIGPIPLPTKRRIYCVLRSPHVDKDSREHFETRTHRRIIDIYQPSSKTIDALMKLDLPSGVDIEVKL from the coding sequence ATGGCAACTCTACAGCAGCAGAAGATTAGAATTCGTTTACAGGCCTTTGATAGGCGCTTATTGGATACATCTTGCGAGAAGATTGTAGACACAGCTAACCGCACCAACGCTACAGCTATAGGCCCAATTCCTTTACCAACAAAACGCCGGATCTATTGTGTGCTGCGATCGCCTCACGTAGATAAAGATTCACGGGAACACTTTGAAACCCGTACTCATCGCCGGATTATTGACATTTACCAGCCCTCTTCTAAGACTATTGATGCCCTGATGAAATTGGATCTACCATCGGGTGTAGATATCGAAGTCAAACTTTAA